In Desulfomicrobium apsheronum, a single window of DNA contains:
- a CDS encoding tetratricopeptide repeat protein codes for MSSHLDYEINKELGECYLFMGELDKAESYYQKAASSNGVHPDPYLGLATIAVQRGDLDQALTMYQKADDIASSDKSIAGIALISAQQGQEDKAFELYQKALGVNPENIVALFGLVQVSHVLGRTAEAIAPLELHLEINPGKSEVRYALSGCLVSCGRKDEAKAHLHRLLEMDPGNASASELLAQL; via the coding sequence ATGAGTTCACATCTGGATTATGAAATCAACAAGGAACTTGGCGAATGTTATCTTTTCATGGGTGAATTGGACAAGGCCGAGAGTTATTACCAGAAAGCCGCAAGCAGCAACGGCGTCCACCCGGATCCGTATCTGGGCCTGGCGACCATTGCGGTGCAGCGCGGGGATCTTGATCAGGCCTTGACCATGTATCAAAAGGCCGACGATATCGCATCCTCGGACAAGTCCATTGCCGGGATAGCGCTCATCAGCGCCCAGCAGGGTCAGGAAGACAAGGCGTTCGAGCTGTATCAGAAGGCCCTTGGGGTCAATCCTGAAAACATTGTCGCTCTTTTCGGGCTGGTTCAGGTTTCGCATGTGCTCGGGCGCACTGCAGAAGCCATCGCCCCCCTTGAGCTGCATCTGGAAATCAATCCGGGCAAGAGCGAAGTCCGCTATGCCTTGAGCGGTTGCCTTGTGTCCTGCGGCCGCAAGGACGAGGCCAAGGCGCATCTGCATCGGCTTTTGGAGATGGACCCCGGCAACGCGTCGGCGAGTGAACTTCTGGCCCAGCTTTAG
- the fliG gene encoding flagellar motor switch protein FliG: protein MAAPTGKLTGPQKTAILILALGDAFASEVFKKFERAEITAVSRAMAKLDTVNKEQAEEVLKEFNQAMTIGKEMLYGGPEQVRKMISSNLDSDTARYILDELDFDSGPVPFKELGNVSPKILAQILRNEHPQTLALILGHLPSDSAGNLLQNMAPGVRAEVLIRLAKLEAVAEEMLVEVDRVLQSQLIAIGGKEGRKVGGVNSVAEILNAIDRATEEEIMADIEEESAQLAEEIKQLMFVFEDITKIDDRGIREVLKEISNEDLTMSLKTAPEELREKFFKNLSERAGNMIREDLEIMGPVKLSEVEAAQQNIVKQVRRLEAEGRIVIAGSGGEVLV, encoded by the coding sequence GTGGCAGCACCTACTGGAAAACTGACCGGGCCGCAGAAGACGGCCATCCTCATCCTGGCCCTTGGCGACGCGTTTGCCTCCGAGGTCTTCAAGAAATTCGAACGCGCCGAGATCACGGCCGTGTCACGGGCCATGGCCAAACTCGACACCGTAAACAAAGAACAGGCCGAGGAAGTGCTCAAGGAGTTCAACCAGGCCATGACCATCGGCAAGGAGATGCTCTACGGCGGCCCCGAGCAGGTGCGCAAGATGATCTCCTCGAACCTTGATTCCGACACGGCACGCTACATCCTTGACGAGCTTGATTTCGATTCCGGACCCGTGCCCTTCAAGGAGCTTGGCAACGTCAGCCCCAAGATTCTGGCCCAGATCCTGCGCAACGAGCATCCCCAGACCCTGGCGCTGATCCTTGGGCACCTCCCGTCCGACAGCGCGGGGAATCTTTTGCAGAACATGGCCCCCGGAGTGCGGGCCGAGGTACTCATCCGCCTGGCCAAGCTCGAAGCCGTTGCCGAGGAAATGCTGGTCGAGGTCGATCGGGTCCTGCAAAGCCAGCTCATTGCCATCGGCGGCAAGGAAGGCCGCAAGGTCGGCGGCGTCAATTCCGTGGCGGAAATCCTCAACGCCATCGACCGGGCCACGGAAGAGGAGATCATGGCCGACATCGAGGAAGAAAGCGCGCAGCTGGCCGAAGAGATCAAGCAGCTCATGTTTGTCTTCGAGGACATCACCAAGATCGACGATCGCGGTATCCGCGAGGTATTGAAGGAAATCAGCAACGAGGACCTGACCATGTCCCTGAAGACCGCGCCGGAGGAACTGCGCGAGAAGTTCTTCAAGAACCTGTCCGAACGCGCGGGCAACATGATCCGCGAGGATCTGGAGATCATGGGGCCGGTCAAGCTGTCCGAGGTCGAGGCCGCGCAGCAGAACATCGTCAAGCAGGTAAGACGCCTGGAGGCCGAAGGCCGCATCGTCATCGCCGGCAGCGGAGGCGAAGTCCTTGTCTGA
- a CDS encoding IMP cyclohydrolase, translating to MNMLPIRRAILSVTDKSGLDDFARFLQEQGVELVSTGGTRKKLVQAGLKVRSVSDVTGFPEILGGRVKTLHPHVHAGILADKDDSTHMQTLKDLRLSPFDLICVNLYNFAEAVRQTLEDKQAVEQIDIGGPTMLRASAKNFHSVAVIPDPSYYAECMQEMKSNGGSLSLDFRKRMAVATFALTSEYDRMITEYLSRS from the coding sequence ATGAACATGTTGCCGATTCGCCGGGCCATCCTGAGCGTCACAGATAAATCAGGCCTTGATGACTTTGCCCGTTTTCTGCAAGAGCAGGGCGTGGAGCTCGTTTCCACCGGGGGCACCCGCAAGAAGCTCGTCCAGGCGGGCCTCAAAGTCCGTTCCGTCAGCGACGTGACCGGTTTTCCGGAGATCCTGGGCGGTCGGGTCAAGACCCTGCACCCCCACGTGCATGCCGGAATCCTGGCCGACAAGGACGATTCCACCCATATGCAGACCCTGAAGGACCTGCGGCTGTCTCCCTTCGACCTGATCTGCGTCAATCTCTACAATTTTGCCGAAGCCGTGCGCCAGACCCTGGAAGACAAGCAGGCCGTGGAACAGATCGACATCGGCGGACCGACCATGCTGCGCGCTTCGGCCAAGAACTTTCATTCCGTGGCCGTCATTCCTGATCCGTCCTACTATGCCGAATGCATGCAGGAGATGAAGAGCAACGGCGGTTCCCTGTCTCTGGACTTCCGCAAGCGCATGGCCGTGGCGACCTTTGCCCTGACCTCGGAATACGACCGCATGATCACCGAGTACCTGAGCCGCTCCTGA
- the fliE gene encoding flagellar hook-basal body complex protein FliE, translating into MAVSPLAIKAYSAASELLSNPKSIDAKNTSTKEATQSFAETIEESLAKVNEMQGEKSLMIQDFVSGKNQNVHELMITLQKAGLAMDMTSAVRNKVMQAYQEIMRIQF; encoded by the coding sequence ATGGCGGTATCACCCTTGGCCATCAAGGCCTATTCGGCGGCAAGCGAGCTTTTGAGCAACCCCAAAAGCATTGACGCCAAGAACACGTCCACCAAGGAAGCAACCCAGTCCTTTGCCGAGACCATCGAAGAGTCCCTGGCCAAGGTCAATGAAATGCAGGGGGAAAAATCGCTCATGATCCAGGATTTTGTCTCTGGCAAAAACCAGAACGTGCATGAGCTCATGATCACCCTGCAAAAGGCCGGACTGGCCATGGACATGACCTCCGCCGTCCGCAACAAGGTCATGCAGGCTTATCAGGAAATAATGCGCATCCAGTTCTGA
- a CDS encoding GspE/PulE family protein, producing MDSLNTKRVVYSLTYLLEILTDAGEISEAQARIIMDHAVKNGIDVEGPDGIDDLIRFNIRKPPKEPGHPEARITEDVILKAVARREGLEFRRVDPFDLDLEVTTKTISESFARMNTLVPIMIRDGELELAVFNPFRPELWQDMERVSDLPYKVFLSTRQDINRLIDDYYQFRTAIQAAQIEFMDSSEIGNLEARVKVSEKSDPESQRHIIKAVDYLLRSALRERASDIHIEPKRDFALIRFRIDGILHDLHRLPMTVHLAMINRLKGMSRLDISEKRRPQDGRVQLVLAGVPTDVRVSTIPVAFGEKMVLRLLSSDSTLKNLEELGMGPDHYATYSKFLGKTYGLILVTGPTGSGKSTTLYSTLKVLANPQVNVVTLEDPIEMVVDDFNQIGVQSKIGVTFGQMLRHILRQDPDIIMIGEMRDLETAEQAMQSALTGHIVFSTLHTNDASAALTRLLDLGLDAYLINAAVIGCIAQRLVRNICMHCKVQYTPDYEEIKALGLDSYIRPGQALWKGRGCDHCRQTGYYGRTGIFEILPYDTEVKDAIRKNIDLGDLREMVRKKGVRSLFDDGMARVVQGVTTVEEVLRVAGSSVD from the coding sequence ATGGATAGTTTGAACACAAAGCGCGTGGTCTATTCCCTGACGTATCTGCTGGAGATTCTGACCGACGCGGGCGAGATAAGCGAGGCGCAGGCCCGGATCATCATGGACCACGCCGTCAAGAACGGGATCGATGTGGAAGGGCCGGACGGAATCGACGATCTGATCCGCTTCAATATCCGAAAGCCCCCCAAGGAACCCGGACACCCGGAAGCGCGCATCACGGAAGATGTCATCCTGAAGGCCGTGGCGCGTCGGGAGGGGCTTGAGTTTCGGCGGGTGGACCCCTTTGATCTGGATCTTGAGGTCACCACCAAGACCATCTCCGAGAGCTTTGCCCGCATGAACACCCTGGTGCCGATCATGATCCGCGACGGTGAGCTTGAGCTTGCCGTGTTCAATCCTTTCCGGCCGGAGCTGTGGCAGGACATGGAGCGCGTCAGCGACCTGCCTTATAAGGTGTTTCTGAGCACCAGGCAGGACATCAACCGCCTCATCGACGATTATTACCAGTTCCGGACAGCCATCCAGGCCGCGCAGATCGAGTTCATGGACTCAAGCGAGATCGGCAATCTCGAAGCGCGGGTCAAGGTCTCGGAAAAATCCGATCCCGAATCGCAGCGGCACATCATAAAGGCCGTGGATTATCTGCTGCGCTCAGCCCTGCGCGAGCGCGCCAGCGACATCCACATCGAGCCCAAGAGGGATTTCGCGCTGATCCGGTTTCGCATCGACGGCATTCTGCACGATCTGCACAGGCTACCCATGACCGTGCATCTGGCCATGATAAACCGTCTGAAGGGGATGAGCCGGCTTGACATCTCCGAGAAGCGCAGGCCCCAGGACGGGCGCGTGCAGTTGGTCCTGGCCGGAGTGCCGACGGACGTGCGCGTTTCGACCATTCCGGTGGCCTTTGGCGAGAAGATGGTGCTGCGGCTCCTTTCCAGCGACAGTACGCTCAAGAATCTCGAAGAGCTGGGCATGGGGCCCGATCATTATGCGACCTACAGCAAGTTCCTGGGCAAGACCTACGGGCTCATCCTGGTCACCGGGCCCACGGGGAGCGGAAAGTCGACCACGCTGTACTCGACCCTGAAGGTGCTGGCCAATCCCCAGGTCAACGTGGTCACGCTCGAAGATCCCATCGAGATGGTGGTCGACGATTTCAACCAGATTGGCGTGCAGTCCAAGATCGGCGTGACCTTTGGGCAGATGCTGCGCCATATCCTGCGCCAGGACCCGGACATCATCATGATCGGTGAAATGCGTGACCTTGAGACCGCCGAGCAGGCCATGCAGTCGGCCCTGACCGGGCATATCGTCTTCTCGACCCTGCACACCAACGACGCCAGTGCCGCCCTGACCCGCCTGCTGGACCTCGGCCTTGACGCATATCTCATCAATGCGGCCGTCATCGGCTGCATCGCCCAGCGCCTGGTGCGCAACATCTGCATGCACTGTAAGGTGCAATACACGCCGGATTACGAGGAGATAAAGGCCCTGGGCCTGGACAGCTACATCCGTCCGGGACAGGCCTTGTGGAAGGGGCGCGGGTGCGATCACTGCCGGCAGACGGGCTATTACGGGCGAACCGGCATCTTTGAGATCCTGCCCTATGACACTGAGGTCAAGGACGCCATCCGCAAGAATATCGATCTTGGCGATCTGCGTGAAATGGTCCGCAAAAAAGGGGTTCGTTCCCTGTTCGACGACGGCATGGCGAGGGTCGTGCAGGGTGTGACGACGGTGGAGGAGGTTTTGCGAGTGGCCGGGAGCTCTGTCGATTAA
- the hflX gene encoding GTPase HflX — MASKPLGNLTGLKPSQITAISRLYNRRFPDQGGFTPDQARELAILSRGVSRQIGVLINRKGVPVMVLVGEQDGILIPELSRHRQADSRLSGLRLLHTHLDSSLLTQEDLMDMVFLRLDAISVLTVSSDGAPRTCQIAHILPPNTDELPYQVHPAMIWDDVDFDFGASVKALEDELARTGQSVAATAREGSAILVSVASESRGAQERSLAELAELADTAGLEVVGQVVQRVTRVNPKLILGRGKLAELEVLALQKNAATLVFDQELTPTQQRNLSQITERKVLDRTQLILDIFAQHAQTREGKLQVEMAQLKYMMPRLVGQNRALSRLAGGIGGRGPGESRLEMDRRKIRERIAQIKTELGSVRKHRKSTRSRRDKAGLPIVSLVGYTNAGKSTLLNTLTKSVVLAENKLFATLDPTSRRLRFPEDREIILTDTVGFIRHLPADLREAFMATLEELESADVLVHVADASHPEMDAQIEAVESILRDLSIDGIPRILALNKTDRISEETRQTLRFVHPDAVFISALERPTLAPLVERIKSLL; from the coding sequence ATAGCATCAAAACCTCTCGGCAACCTGACCGGCCTCAAACCCAGCCAGATCACGGCCATTTCCCGTCTCTACAACAGACGCTTTCCCGACCAGGGCGGGTTCACCCCCGACCAGGCCCGGGAGCTGGCCATCCTGAGCCGGGGCGTCAGCCGTCAGATCGGCGTGCTCATAAACCGCAAGGGCGTGCCGGTCATGGTGCTGGTCGGAGAGCAGGACGGCATCCTGATCCCCGAGCTTTCACGTCATCGTCAGGCCGACTCCCGGCTGTCCGGCCTGCGCCTCCTGCACACCCATCTCGATTCGTCCCTGCTGACCCAGGAAGATCTCATGGACATGGTCTTTTTGCGTCTGGACGCGATCAGCGTGCTGACGGTGTCTTCCGACGGGGCGCCCAGGACCTGCCAGATCGCTCACATCCTGCCGCCCAACACTGACGAGCTGCCCTATCAGGTCCACCCGGCCATGATCTGGGATGATGTGGATTTCGATTTCGGGGCAAGCGTCAAGGCCCTGGAAGACGAGCTTGCACGCACGGGCCAAAGCGTGGCCGCCACGGCCCGCGAGGGCTCGGCCATACTGGTCAGCGTGGCTTCCGAGTCCAGGGGAGCGCAGGAACGGTCGCTGGCGGAACTGGCGGAGCTGGCGGACACGGCCGGACTTGAAGTGGTGGGGCAGGTCGTGCAGCGGGTGACCCGGGTCAATCCCAAGCTGATCCTTGGCCGGGGCAAGCTTGCCGAACTCGAAGTGCTGGCCTTGCAGAAGAATGCCGCGACCCTGGTCTTCGATCAGGAACTGACGCCCACGCAGCAGCGCAACCTGAGCCAGATCACCGAGCGCAAGGTTCTGGACCGCACTCAGCTCATCCTCGACATTTTCGCGCAGCACGCCCAGACCCGCGAAGGAAAGCTGCAGGTCGAGATGGCCCAGCTCAAGTACATGATGCCGCGCCTGGTGGGGCAGAACCGGGCCCTCAGTCGGCTGGCCGGCGGCATCGGCGGACGCGGTCCGGGCGAGTCGCGCCTGGAGATGGATCGCCGCAAGATCCGCGAGCGCATCGCCCAGATCAAGACGGAGCTTGGCAGCGTGCGTAAGCACCGCAAGTCCACGCGCAGCCGCCGCGACAAGGCGGGGCTGCCCATCGTTTCGCTGGTCGGGTACACCAACGCGGGCAAGTCGACACTCCTGAACACCCTGACCAAGAGCGTGGTCCTGGCCGAGAACAAGCTTTTCGCCACGCTCGATCCCACCAGCCGCCGGTTGCGCTTTCCCGAGGACCGGGAAATCATCCTGACCGACACCGTGGGCTTCATCCGTCACCTTCCGGCCGACCTGCGTGAAGCCTTCATGGCCACCCTGGAGGAGCTTGAGAGCGCGGACGTGCTGGTGCATGTGGCCGACGCCTCCCATCCGGAGATGGACGCCCAGATCGAAGCGGTGGAGTCCATCCTGCGCGACCTCTCCATCGACGGCATTCCACGCATCCTCGCCCTGAACAAGACGGACCGCATAAGCGAAGAGACCCGCCAGACCCTGCGCTTCGTCCATCCCGACGCAGTCTTCATCTCCGCCCTCGAACGCCCGACCCTGGCTCCGTTGGTCGAGCGCATCAAATCGCTCCTGTGA
- the fliF gene encoding flagellar basal-body MS-ring/collar protein FliF, with translation MPPFLQSTLAKATDFWTDKSLAQRILLGGLLVSLLIAFFAMIFWMNKVDYRVLYSNLYQEDASSVVSYLQKEKIAYRITDSGTTIMVPGDMVYEARLKLAGEGSLHGQGIGFELFDENKIGQTNFVQGINYQRALQGELSRTISELSEVESARVHLVLPNKSLFVEEQAPPSAAIMLKLKGGRSLGAQQVQAIVNLVSTSVEGMTTEHITLADSRGKILYEPKTDTDFTGLSSTQLEYQMSMQRSLEQRIEQLLVPIVGPGRVIARVNADLDFDRTTIRKEIFDPKSAVVRSEVRSEEESKGSANVDGGTPDPNYQGENDGMASGTAQESTRTSSTTNFDINKEEQQIISQVGSIKRLSVAVLVDGKYTQQQDGTFAFEPLNAAQMEQIRQLSQRAVGFDDTRGDAIEVSSISFGEPMGAEQAPLLDVASRYFQLLGKPLLNTLIILLFLLFVARPVVLALIRPKVENPTVQTSDELGAAQELMALTEGLNEEDMAAVDAVKRIENAKHLAQQLVEQNMDQAVMIMRQWMTQGEA, from the coding sequence ATGCCCCCCTTTCTGCAAAGCACCCTGGCCAAGGCCACGGACTTCTGGACCGATAAATCCCTGGCCCAGCGCATCCTCCTCGGAGGATTGCTGGTCTCGCTCCTGATCGCGTTCTTCGCCATGATCTTCTGGATGAACAAGGTCGACTACAGGGTCCTGTACAGCAATCTGTACCAGGAAGACGCGTCCAGCGTGGTGAGCTACCTGCAAAAGGAAAAAATCGCCTACCGCATCACCGATTCCGGAACCACCATCATGGTGCCGGGGGACATGGTCTACGAAGCGCGGCTCAAACTTGCCGGCGAAGGCTCCCTGCATGGTCAGGGCATCGGCTTCGAGCTTTTTGACGAAAACAAGATCGGGCAAACCAACTTCGTGCAGGGCATCAACTACCAGCGGGCCCTCCAGGGCGAGCTGTCCCGCACCATCTCCGAGCTGTCCGAGGTGGAGAGCGCCCGCGTGCACCTGGTGCTGCCCAACAAGAGCCTCTTCGTAGAGGAACAGGCCCCGCCCTCCGCAGCCATCATGCTCAAGCTCAAGGGCGGGCGCAGCCTCGGAGCGCAGCAGGTGCAGGCCATCGTCAACCTCGTCTCCACCAGCGTCGAGGGCATGACCACCGAACACATCACCCTGGCCGACAGCCGGGGCAAGATCCTCTACGAACCCAAGACAGACACGGACTTCACGGGCCTGAGCTCGACCCAGCTCGAATACCAGATGAGCATGCAGCGCAGTCTGGAACAGCGCATCGAACAGCTCCTGGTGCCCATTGTCGGCCCCGGACGTGTCATCGCAAGGGTCAATGCCGACCTCGACTTTGATCGCACGACCATCCGCAAGGAAATTTTTGATCCCAAGTCCGCCGTTGTCAGAAGCGAGGTCAGGAGCGAGGAGGAAAGCAAGGGTTCGGCCAATGTCGACGGCGGCACCCCCGATCCCAATTACCAGGGCGAGAACGACGGCATGGCCTCCGGTACGGCGCAGGAAAGCACCCGCACTTCCTCCACCACGAATTTCGACATCAACAAGGAAGAGCAACAGATCATCTCCCAGGTCGGGAGCATCAAGCGTTTAAGCGTTGCCGTTCTCGTCGACGGCAAGTACACTCAGCAGCAGGACGGGACGTTCGCCTTCGAGCCGCTCAATGCCGCGCAGATGGAACAAATCCGCCAGCTCAGCCAGCGCGCCGTCGGCTTTGACGACACTCGCGGCGATGCCATCGAGGTCTCCTCGATCTCCTTTGGCGAGCCCATGGGAGCCGAACAGGCCCCGCTTCTGGATGTTGCCTCGCGCTACTTCCAGCTCCTGGGCAAGCCGCTCCTGAACACACTCATAATCCTTCTGTTCCTGCTCTTCGTGGCGCGGCCCGTGGTTCTGGCCCTGATCCGCCCGAAGGTCGAAAATCCCACGGTGCAGACGTCCGACGAACTGGGCGCGGCCCAGGAGCTCATGGCCCTGACCGAAGGATTGAACGAAGAGGACATGGCGGCCGTGGACGCTGTCAAACGCATCGAAAACGCCAAGCACCTCGCACAGCAGCTTGTCGAACAGAACATGGATCAGGCCGTCATGATCATGCGCCAATGGATGACTCAGGGAGAAGCATAA
- the flgC gene encoding flagellar basal body rod protein FlgC, whose amino-acid sequence MDFMTAIDVGASALKAERTHLNVISMNLANAKTTRTADGGPYRRKEVVFKETDVQSPFSKAMNSALDQDVKGVRVESVQNDRRPLKQVYEPGHPDADEEGYVSYPDINVVEEMTNMLSAMRAYEANVSTITTSKSMFSKALEIGR is encoded by the coding sequence ATGGACTTCATGACCGCCATCGATGTCGGGGCGTCCGCGCTCAAGGCCGAACGCACCCATTTGAACGTCATCTCCATGAACCTGGCCAACGCCAAGACGACCAGAACCGCGGACGGCGGACCGTACCGCCGCAAGGAAGTCGTTTTTAAGGAAACCGACGTACAGAGCCCCTTCTCCAAGGCCATGAACTCGGCCCTGGACCAGGATGTCAAGGGAGTGCGGGTCGAATCCGTCCAGAACGACAGGCGACCGCTCAAGCAGGTCTACGAACCGGGGCACCCGGACGCTGATGAGGAAGGCTACGTCAGCTATCCGGACATCAACGTGGTGGAGGAGATGACCAACATGCTCTCGGCCATGCGCGCCTACGAGGCCAACGTTTCGACCATCACCACGTCCAAGAGCATGTTTTCCAAAGCCCTTGAAATCGGACGTTAG
- a CDS encoding FliI/YscN family ATPase → MTADLDGTLHLLAGLQPAQAYGKVTKVVGLVAEGRGIKAPLGSVCQLLPGDSGKQVINAEVVGFRDDVMLLMPYGEMRGIRPGSLIRNTSTPPVFPVGHRYLGHAVDAFGQSLDPQKNIFPARYNPLHTDPPNPLTRPRITEPLDVGVRAINGLLTLGKGQRVGIMAGSGVGKSTLMGMFARYTSAEVNVIGLIGERGREVVDFIEKDLGPEGLAKSVLIVATSDQGPLVRMRAAYAATAMAEFFRDEGKDVLLMMDSVTRFAMAAREVGLAAGEPPTTRGYTPTVFSHLPRLLERAGRSSKGSITGIYTVLVEGDDFNEPVADAVRSILDGHIVLTRDLADQGHYPSIDVLKSVSRLAPDVAPAPVIAAGRDLVRMMATFQRVEDMVNIGAYAPGSNPEIDQALGMVHPIRSFLQQSVEERSTLDQAFEDIKKLTGKNLPKSVKPRT, encoded by the coding sequence ATGACAGCCGATCTTGACGGCACCCTGCATCTCTTGGCCGGACTGCAACCTGCGCAAGCCTACGGCAAGGTGACCAAGGTCGTGGGGCTCGTGGCCGAGGGTCGCGGCATAAAGGCCCCGCTTGGCTCGGTCTGCCAGCTTCTGCCGGGGGATAGCGGCAAGCAGGTCATCAACGCCGAAGTGGTCGGCTTCCGCGACGACGTCATGCTACTCATGCCCTACGGCGAGATGCGCGGCATCCGCCCGGGAAGCCTCATCCGCAACACCAGCACTCCGCCTGTTTTCCCGGTCGGCCATCGCTACCTCGGACACGCTGTGGACGCTTTCGGGCAGTCTCTTGACCCGCAAAAGAACATCTTTCCTGCCCGCTACAATCCCCTGCACACGGATCCCCCGAATCCCCTGACCAGACCGCGCATCACCGAACCCCTTGATGTCGGTGTCCGGGCCATCAACGGCCTCCTGACCCTGGGCAAAGGGCAGCGCGTTGGAATCATGGCCGGCTCCGGCGTCGGCAAGAGCACGCTCATGGGCATGTTCGCACGTTACACGTCGGCCGAGGTCAACGTCATCGGGCTGATCGGCGAACGTGGCCGGGAAGTCGTGGATTTCATCGAAAAGGATCTGGGACCGGAAGGATTGGCCAAGTCCGTGCTCATCGTGGCCACATCGGATCAGGGGCCGCTGGTGCGCATGCGCGCCGCCTATGCGGCCACGGCCATGGCCGAGTTTTTCCGTGACGAGGGCAAGGACGTGCTGCTCATGATGGACTCGGTGACCCGCTTCGCCATGGCCGCCCGCGAGGTAGGCCTTGCGGCCGGCGAACCGCCCACCACGCGCGGATACACGCCCACGGTCTTCTCGCACCTGCCGCGCCTGCTCGAACGCGCCGGACGCTCGTCCAAAGGCAGCATCACGGGCATTTACACCGTGCTGGTGGAAGGCGACGACTTCAACGAGCCCGTGGCCGACGCGGTGCGCTCCATCCTCGACGGCCACATCGTGCTCACGCGAGACCTGGCCGATCAGGGCCACTACCCTTCCATCGACGTGCTCAAGAGCGTCAGCCGTCTGGCGCCCGATGTTGCTCCCGCGCCCGTAATCGCAGCCGGGCGGGACCTGGTCCGCATGATGGCCACCTTCCAGCGCGTCGAGGACATGGTCAACATCGGCGCCTACGCCCCCGGTTCAAATCCGGAAATCGACCAGGCCCTGGGCATGGTCCATCCCATACGCTCTTTTTTGCAGCAAAGCGTCGAAGAACGCTCCACCCTGGATCAGGCATTCGAGGATATCAAAAAACTGACCGGCAAAAACCTTCCAAAGTCTGTAAAGCCCCGTACTTAA
- the flgB gene encoding flagellar basal body rod protein FlgB, with protein MKSLFPDHIDLTAKVMDFQLQRQNIVSTNLANINTPGYKARTLEFEKDLQAALGLSETGAVARTHPDHFPLAFAADTAEATVTKSLTPRVVQGVDNVDLDKEMAAMAKNNLLYNTLATVMQKSLTGLKQTIADGGK; from the coding sequence ATGAAAAGCTTGTTTCCCGATCACATTGATCTGACGGCCAAGGTCATGGATTTTCAGCTCCAGCGTCAAAACATCGTCAGCACCAACCTGGCGAACATCAACACGCCCGGCTACAAGGCCCGCACCCTGGAGTTTGAAAAAGACCTGCAGGCCGCCCTCGGTCTTTCCGAAACCGGAGCCGTGGCCCGCACGCATCCGGACCACTTTCCTCTCGCTTTCGCCGCCGATACCGCCGAGGCCACCGTGACCAAATCCTTGACGCCGCGAGTGGTGCAGGGCGTGGACAACGTGGACCTGGACAAGGAGATGGCCGCCATGGCCAAGAACAACCTCCTTTATAATACGCTTGCGACGGTGATGCAGAAAAGCCTCACCGGACTGAAACAAACCATCGCTGACGGAGGCAAATAA
- a CDS encoding FliH/SctL family protein, which translates to MSEHAQNPCRVIYGLHSRDGVGLNRPPTLTWNTETEDHYMEQVRQRAQQMAKDILAQALAEAEQIRSRAQTEGFAAGQEQANSMAQAETAKVCSFMDTIQAAMVAEKERIYSEHKQSLFQILRLAFEKTLGVMLDEQREQVLNTLFEEAVSQLQAKTCITVHVCAEDLELAKSLADQTREKRSDLPELRICASPELAPGGVRIESGDGLVDNSIAARFEQVRAILDGYVENS; encoded by the coding sequence TTGTCTGAGCACGCGCAAAACCCGTGCAGGGTCATTTATGGCTTGCACAGCCGCGACGGCGTCGGGCTCAATCGCCCGCCCACCCTGACTTGGAACACGGAGACCGAGGACCACTATATGGAACAGGTACGCCAGCGCGCCCAGCAAATGGCCAAGGATATTCTGGCCCAGGCTCTGGCCGAAGCCGAGCAGATTCGTTCCCGCGCCCAGACCGAAGGCTTTGCCGCCGGACAAGAGCAGGCCAACTCCATGGCACAGGCGGAAACCGCGAAAGTCTGCTCCTTCATGGACACGATCCAGGCGGCGATGGTCGCCGAGAAGGAACGCATCTACTCCGAGCACAAGCAAAGCCTCTTTCAGATCCTGCGCCTCGCCTTTGAAAAGACCCTGGGCGTCATGCTCGACGAGCAACGCGAACAGGTCTTGAACACCCTCTTCGAGGAGGCCGTCTCGCAGCTCCAGGCCAAGACCTGCATAACCGTGCATGTTTGCGCAGAAGACCTCGAACTGGCCAAATCCCTGGCCGACCAGACCAGGGAAAAGCGTTCCGACCTCCCGGAACTGCGCATCTGCGCCAGCCCCGAACTTGCTCCCGGCGGCGTGCGCATCGAGAGCGGCGACGGCCTGGTGGACAATTCCATTGCCGCCCGGTTTGAACAGGTCCGCGCCATTCTTGACGGATACGTGGAAAATTCATGA